A single Musa acuminata AAA Group cultivar baxijiao chromosome BXJ2-1, Cavendish_Baxijiao_AAA, whole genome shotgun sequence DNA region contains:
- the LOC135598977 gene encoding cell division cycle 20.2, cofactor of APC complex-like isoform X1, translated as MASSRSRRVEYDRFIPVRSAMDMDFARCALTMPSRPQRDGSIESPSSAAYQKLLVQCILKNRSRIFAFKSAPESPADKVCQFDEDNRPHKKQQRRIPKDPDRVLAAYDIIDDDRLNLLDWGSNNVLAIGLNDTVYIWNAANKSGTKFSRALENNSPVTSISWSPDGKVLAVAFGNSDLDLVDAATGRLLVGIQGDSHSFVCSLAWRSNAILTTGKSDGSVVDYDIRKDDRAICDYKGHRLEVCSLKWSELFGRYLASGGKDKLVHIWDARMAVANHHPCQHQLLHKINNHTSTVRALDWCPTRSNLLASGGGRNDHCIKFWNAANGVCLNSIDTGSEVCALLWDKNKSELLTSHGFSNNQLTLWNYTSMTRKAELFGHSSRVLYLAGSPLGGVVASAAEDETLKFWNVFETPKPPKPKANTMPFAQFSVIR; from the coding sequence ATGGCTTCTTCTCGTTCCAGGCGTGTGGAGTACGACCGCTTCATCCCGGTCCGATCGGCGATGGACATGGACTTCGCGCGCTGTGCTCTAACCATGCCTTCCAGACCTCAGCGTGATGGTTCGATAGAATCCCCATCGAGTGCAGCGTACCAAAAACTTCTTGTTCAATGTATTTTGAAGAACAGATCTCGCATTTTCGCATTCAAGAGTGCACCCGAATCACCGGCCGACAAGGTGTGCCAATTTGACGAGGACAATCGACCGCACAAGAAGCAACAGAGACGAATCCCAAAAGATCCAGATAGGGTTTTGGCTGCTTATGACATCATAGATGATGATAGGTTGAATCTCctcgactggggaagcaataatgtgttggcGATTGGCCTCAATGACACAGTGTACATATGGAATGCTGCGAATAAGTCTGGTACGAAGTTTTCACGAGCCTTAGAAAACAACAGCCCTGTCACTAGCATCAGCTGGTCCCCAGACGGCAAAGTTCTCGCTGTCGCATTTGGCAATTCAGATTTAGATCTGGTTGATGCAGCAACAGGACGTCTGTTGGTTGGGATCCAAGGTGACAGCCACTCCTTTGTTTGTTCACTTGCCTGGAGAAGTAATGCAATCTTGACGACTGGGAAATCCGATGGTAGTGTTGTTGATTATGACATTAGAAAAGATGACCGGGCCATCTGTGACTATAAAGGGCATCGACTTGAagtttgtagtcttaaatggtccGAGTTGTTTGGGCGATATCTGGCAAGCGGAGGGAAGGACAAACTTGTGCACATATGGGACGCCCGCATGGCTGTTGCAAATCACCATCCGTGCCAACATCAATTGCTTCACAAGATCAACAACCACACTTCCACTGTGAGGGCCCTTGATTGGTGCCCTACCAGGAGCAATCtgctggcttctggtggaggACGCAATGATCATTGCATTAAGTTTTGGAATGCTGCTAATGGTGTTTGCTTGAACTCAATTGATACCGGCTCTGAAGTTTGTGCGTTGTTGTGGGACAAGAACAAATCTGAATTGCTGACCTCCCATGGGTTTTCAAACAATCAACTCACCCTATGGAATTACACATCCATGACGAGAAAAGCTGAGCTTTTTGGTCATTCATCTCGTGTTCTTTACTTGGCTGGGAGCCCATTGGGTGGTGTAGTAGCTTCTGCTGCAGAAGATGAGACACTCAAGTTCTGGAATGTCTTTGAGACTCCCAAACCACCAAAACCTAAAGCAAACACTATGCCCTTTGCCCAATTTAGTGTCATAAGATGA
- the LOC135598977 gene encoding cell division cycle 20.2, cofactor of APC complex-like isoform X2 yields MDMDFARCALTMPSRPQRDGSIESPSSAAYQKLLVQCILKNRSRIFAFKSAPESPADKVCQFDEDNRPHKKQQRRIPKDPDRVLAAYDIIDDDRLNLLDWGSNNVLAIGLNDTVYIWNAANKSGTKFSRALENNSPVTSISWSPDGKVLAVAFGNSDLDLVDAATGRLLVGIQGDSHSFVCSLAWRSNAILTTGKSDGSVVDYDIRKDDRAICDYKGHRLEVCSLKWSELFGRYLASGGKDKLVHIWDARMAVANHHPCQHQLLHKINNHTSTVRALDWCPTRSNLLASGGGRNDHCIKFWNAANGVCLNSIDTGSEVCALLWDKNKSELLTSHGFSNNQLTLWNYTSMTRKAELFGHSSRVLYLAGSPLGGVVASAAEDETLKFWNVFETPKPPKPKANTMPFAQFSVIR; encoded by the coding sequence ATGGACATGGACTTCGCGCGCTGTGCTCTAACCATGCCTTCCAGACCTCAGCGTGATGGTTCGATAGAATCCCCATCGAGTGCAGCGTACCAAAAACTTCTTGTTCAATGTATTTTGAAGAACAGATCTCGCATTTTCGCATTCAAGAGTGCACCCGAATCACCGGCCGACAAGGTGTGCCAATTTGACGAGGACAATCGACCGCACAAGAAGCAACAGAGACGAATCCCAAAAGATCCAGATAGGGTTTTGGCTGCTTATGACATCATAGATGATGATAGGTTGAATCTCctcgactggggaagcaataatgtgttggcGATTGGCCTCAATGACACAGTGTACATATGGAATGCTGCGAATAAGTCTGGTACGAAGTTTTCACGAGCCTTAGAAAACAACAGCCCTGTCACTAGCATCAGCTGGTCCCCAGACGGCAAAGTTCTCGCTGTCGCATTTGGCAATTCAGATTTAGATCTGGTTGATGCAGCAACAGGACGTCTGTTGGTTGGGATCCAAGGTGACAGCCACTCCTTTGTTTGTTCACTTGCCTGGAGAAGTAATGCAATCTTGACGACTGGGAAATCCGATGGTAGTGTTGTTGATTATGACATTAGAAAAGATGACCGGGCCATCTGTGACTATAAAGGGCATCGACTTGAagtttgtagtcttaaatggtccGAGTTGTTTGGGCGATATCTGGCAAGCGGAGGGAAGGACAAACTTGTGCACATATGGGACGCCCGCATGGCTGTTGCAAATCACCATCCGTGCCAACATCAATTGCTTCACAAGATCAACAACCACACTTCCACTGTGAGGGCCCTTGATTGGTGCCCTACCAGGAGCAATCtgctggcttctggtggaggACGCAATGATCATTGCATTAAGTTTTGGAATGCTGCTAATGGTGTTTGCTTGAACTCAATTGATACCGGCTCTGAAGTTTGTGCGTTGTTGTGGGACAAGAACAAATCTGAATTGCTGACCTCCCATGGGTTTTCAAACAATCAACTCACCCTATGGAATTACACATCCATGACGAGAAAAGCTGAGCTTTTTGGTCATTCATCTCGTGTTCTTTACTTGGCTGGGAGCCCATTGGGTGGTGTAGTAGCTTCTGCTGCAGAAGATGAGACACTCAAGTTCTGGAATGTCTTTGAGACTCCCAAACCACCAAAACCTAAAGCAAACACTATGCCCTTTGCCCAATTTAGTGTCATAAGATGA